ATGTTGATCATAGCCACAGGTGTTTTGGGTGGAGTCGCTGGTGCTTTGGGCGCCTTCACGGGTAATAGCTTCAGGAAAATCTTCATCAAGAAAAAAGAGAAAAGTTTTTATAGTTAGTAGTATCTCTCTAGCGAATCAGACGTAGAAGCAAGCATGGAAAAGTCAGAAGAAGAATGGAAAGCTGAATTGAGCCCTGAGCAATTCCAAATATTAAGAAAAAAAGGGACTGAAAGACCTTTTACTGGAAAGTACTGGGACTTTGACAAGCAAGGACAATATCACTGCGCAGGTTGTGGGCAGGAGCTGTTCAAGTCTGATACTAAATTTGATGCGGGATGTGGATGGCCCAGTTTCTTTCAGCCCAGCGACGAAAAGCATATCAATCGACACGCTGACTATTCGCATGGTATGGTGAGGACAGAAGTTACATGCTCTAATTGCGGAGGGCACTTGGGTCATGTTTTTACAGATGGTCCTGAACCCACAGGCCTTAGGTACTGTATCAATTCTGCCTCTATTGACTTTACGGAATAGAAATACCAATTCCCTTTGAACATATCTTACTAGGGCTTAAGTAAAGAAGCCCATCCTGTTAGCCATAATCTTAATCAGGTTTTCAAAGACTAATAACTGTTATTTATAAAAGTTATTCTTGCCAATTCAGGGTTTGGAGAGAAAAACATGGTAAATTGCCATATACACATTGTATGGGCCTATCTCTTATTGGTTAGCATCTCTATTTTATAGCTTATAGTGTCTTTTGAGTAAGGGTTGAGCTCAAATAACTGGTTTTTACAGAATAATATTCAGCTCCAATAAATACTTTTTTTATCAAGCATCTTAGATTTTCAAAAACAGAAGCTCATGCTGAGTTCTCAAAAGAACTTAGAAGCAGCGTCAGGGCATATTTTGCCTCAAGTAACATTAAGCGATATGGAAATGCCAATATGGCTACCAAAACCGTTTTTATGCTCCTTTTATTTTTTGTTCCACTTATCATCTTATCTATTGGAGTAGTCCAGTCAGGATGGATGGTCTTTTTACTTTATCTGGTCAGTGGTTTGGGTATGACAGGTATAGGTATGGGCGTCATGCATGATGCCTTGCATGGTTCTTATTCTCAAAACAAATGGGTTAACAAGGTTTTGGGTTATTCGATCAATATTATTGGTGCGAATGCCTCAGTATGGAAAATCCAGCACAATGTGTTGCACCATACTTATACAAATATTGAGGGGTCTGATGATGATATCAATATGCCGTTTTTTCTTCGGTTTTCACCCAATACCAAACATCACCGCGTGCATAAATATCAGCATTTTTATGTTTGGTTCTTTTATGGTTTTCTAACCTTGATTTGGGTTACAGCCAAAGACTTTGTTCGGATCAATAGGTATAAAAAAATAGGGTACTTTAAGAAAAAGCATGATGTTTTTAAAGAATTGGCTAAAACCATCTTATGGAAGGTGATATACTATAGTTACTCTTTAGTTATTCCGATTATTATGTTACCGGTTTCACCATGGTTGGTGGTAGGTGCTTTCTTGTTTATGCATTTTTTTACGGGTATGTTTATATCAGTAGTGTTCCAAACTGCACATGTGATGCCTAGTTCGGAATTTCCGAACCCGGACGAAAAAGGAATGATGCCGGATGAATGGTCTGTGCATCAGCTAGTAACTACTAGCAATTACGCACCTAGAAGTAAGGTTTTTAGTTGGTTTATTGGAGGCTTGAACTTTCAGATTGAGCATCATTTGCTTCCTCATGTGTGCCATGTACACTACAAGCAACTTTCAAAAATTGTTTTAGAGAAAGCGGAAAAATATGGAATTCCTTATAATACTAAGCCTACATTTTGGGATGCAATTTGTGATCATTTCAGAATGATGCGTGCATTAGGCCAAAATACGGTGGCAGTCTAAAAGACAAAAGTATAAGAAAATAAAAAAAGCCATTTACAATCGTAAATGGCTTTTTTGTTTCAATAAGTGGAGCCGGAGGGAATCGAACCCACGTCCAGATAAGGTCATGTTGGACCCTCTACATGCTTAGTTATCGCTTATGATCTTACAGGAGGGCTGGCGGATAACTACCTACCTTTCCTGCCAGTTGTTAGAGCTTCGCTATTGGTTAACAACATCACCGCAAGCTAGTTTTACGATTCGACACCCCTTGATCCTCCTTGTAAAACAAAAGCCTGGAGGGATGTGACTGTCCTGCCTCTAAGGTCAGGATAAGTAATTCCTACTAAACTTCGGAATTATGCAGCCATGGCGTAAGATTCTTCGCCAATTATGATTTGAGCAAATTGATCACGCGTGCTTGCTCAACACCCGACATGCAAGTACAATATTCACACTTACTGTCAATACCGGTCGGCCCCATATTTCAAAGATCACTTTTCCTTCTCTGCGAAGGGCAGCAAATGTAAGTGAAAGTCTATAGACTTCCTACATCTTCTTTAGCCACTATAGAATTAACGCAATTGCGAGGGTTGTGGTTAGCCTATTTTATGCATTAGCAAATGCCGGAGTTAATAGTTATTAGGATATTGAGTTAATAGGAGTGGGCTCTGATGAAATATCGAATGAATCTAGTAGAATCTGATTGGTTAATAATTATTTCCAAATGAAAGCATGGTTAAGAGCTCTAGTGAATCTTAGAGTTGTTGTGTAAAGTAGGGGAGATGGCTTACCTATTTGACAGAAATGAAAAAAGCGTGTTGCTCATTTAGTTGAACAACACGCTTCTTGTTTCAAAGTCTTAAAACCTTAGAAGTATACTGGACACAAGCCATCTTTCTTGCTTGTTTTCAATTTGATTCTATAGTTGAGAAGAATCTCATGAGATCCAGCAGTATAACCATTCAAGTCGCTAGTTGGGATGTCATAGGCATAGCCAAGTCTAAAGTTTTCGTTCAATACCAATTGCGTCATGAGAGATACACAGTCCTGATGACGGTAGGAAGCACCCACATATACGATTTCACTTATGATTAAATTGACATTGACGTCAAAACTAATAGGCGTCTTGTCTTGTAATCTTAAGAGAACAGATGGATTGATTTTTAGGTTTCTGCTCAAATCTTTCACGAATCCCCCAGTGACGTAGTAGTAACGCGATGCTATACCTGTAGTTTGAATATCATCTTGTTCGTACTCTATTTTAGGTGTTAGAATATAAGGAACCGATGCTCCGATGAAGTAATCCCTGTTCGCAAAATATATCCCTGCACCAAAATTTGGGTTGAAATCATTGGCATAGACAGCTAATGGATCTTCCTGACTGAACCAATCCAACTCGTTGAAGTTGGAGGTTCTTTGGTCAAAACCGGCTTGTAATCCCATAGATAGAATACCAATTTGTGTTCTGATCTTGTAGGCAAAACTTCCGTAAAGACTGTACTGCTCATGAACACCAATCTTATCGCGCACTACGTTTAGCCCCGTACCTACCTGGTTTTCTTTGAAGGTGGTATGAGCTGTCAGTGACTGATAGACGGGTGCGCCTTCAATGTTTACCCATTGATTTCGATTGGTGAAAATGGCTGAAAAGAGATTCAGACTTCCTGCATAGGCGGGGTTCAAAGCGAGCCCGTTGTATGGGTAAGTAGAAAAGACAGGACGTTGCTGTGCAACGCCTGTCAAGCTCATTAGTGTAACTAAACTAGTTACCAGAAGTACTTTATATCTTTTCATCCAAATTTTATCTTAACAGCTCGAGGTATCCTTGAGTTACGTCTCCCTCTTGCCCTTCACCTTTATCAAAAATATAGAAATATGTTCCTGGAGGCAATCCTTGTTTACCGCCACCCAGGCCGGTATTACTCTTACCTGTAAACACTCTTCCGTTCACATCGTCTTCATACCAACGGATTTCATACACTAAGGTACCTGATCTGTTGAATATTTTCACTTTGTTGTTCGGGAACCTGTCCGCACATGTGATTCTAAAGTAATCGTTCAAGGCATCACCATTGTCTGTAACGGCATTGAAGATCTTAATTTCTGTTGATATTTCAAATGGAACGACATCTGAAGCACAATCATTTTCGTCAATCACCATTACCTGGTAACTGTTCGGACCAATTCCGCTCAAACGCTCATCTCTACTGATGAAACTTGCATAATCTGCCGTATCAATAGCCGCAGTTCCATCATCCATCGTCCAATAGAAGTCTTCGATGATCGTAGGAGTAGTGAATACCAGATCAGCAGATCCATTACCTACATACTCGTTAGTTCCCATGATCAACTCGTTACATTGTGAGTCGGTCGTTTTTACTGAGAATTTAGGGGTCACTCTCTCATCTACAACTTCCGCAGTGGCTGCATCGGACACACAACCAGTGTTGGTGTCAGTGGCTTGAACACTGTAGCTACCTTCATCCAGGCCAGTAGCCAGAATCGTGTTGCTGATAGTGGTGTTCGTTACATCAGTCCACTCGAAAGTGTATCCAGTCGTTACCTCATTGACAGAGGCTCTCAAGACTCCATTTGGCGTCAGACAGTTCGTTCTGTCACTCAACACGTTGATCGTTGGAAGAGGAACCTCTTCAGTCTCATTCGTGATGGTGATTTGATCTGTAATATCACAACCAGTATATCTATCTACCATATGAACGGTATATGTTTTATCAATCAACTGGTGAACTGTGAATGCTGCTGAATCCAATACTGGATCACTCAAGCTTGGTCCATCGTGCCAGGTGAAAGTGTATCTAGATGGTTCATCTGGAACAGAAACTACAGTTGCCTGTCCATCTGCCCTGGTCAAATCACACTTAGTCAAGGCATGATCCTGAGTAATGATCATTTCCATCATCATGGTGTTGGTCTTGTCCTCAATCTGAATGATGTTAGGATCAGAACTACATCCACCGTCTACATCTAGTACCACTATTGAATAAGTACCGTGTTCCAGTTCGCTAGCTGTATTACCATTCAGGTTATTAGCTGCCTGAGTGATTACCGCTTCGTCAAATTCCTCACCAGCGACCATGTAGTATTCAAATACTGCAGTCTCGTTAGTAGAGTTAGTGACTGAGATCGCCAACATACCATTTGGATCCACACAGTTTTCATTGCCTGTAGTAGATACATTCAGTAATAGTGGCTCAGCAGCGATGGAGCTCATTCCAAATACTTCGGTAGTGATACAGCCTGTAGCCAGATTTTCTACTTCGATGGTGTAGCTACCTACATCGATACCTGCATAAGTAGGATCGTTCGGTCCATTCAACCATTGGAATCTATAATCTGTTGTGCTGGTAGAACCATCTGCAGTTACAGTCAGCATACCATTCGGATTCGTAGGATCACAATTAGTCACCTGATCGAAATCTGCTAGTGCTACTACTGGTGGTGCTGTTTCGTCTTCTACTTCAATCTGGAATACATCTGACATACAACCTGAAATGTTGCTGTAAGCTTCGATGTAGTACATGTTAGGCGCAAGTCCGGTAAACACAGGAGTTGTACCCATGTTAGTACCTGCACCAGATGTGTAAGTTCCAGTGTGTAGGAAGTAAGTATAGTCAGACAGAGCATCAGGGTTGATATTAGTCAACTCGAT
This is a stretch of genomic DNA from Reichenbachiella ulvae. It encodes these proteins:
- a CDS encoding fatty acid desaturase family protein; its protein translation is MLLLFFVPLIILSIGVVQSGWMVFLLYLVSGLGMTGIGMGVMHDALHGSYSQNKWVNKVLGYSINIIGANASVWKIQHNVLHHTYTNIEGSDDDINMPFFLRFSPNTKHHRVHKYQHFYVWFFYGFLTLIWVTAKDFVRINRYKKIGYFKKKHDVFKELAKTILWKVIYYSYSLVIPIIMLPVSPWLVVGAFLFMHFFTGMFISVVFQTAHVMPSSEFPNPDEKGMMPDEWSVHQLVTTSNYAPRSKVFSWFIGGLNFQIEHHLLPHVCHVHYKQLSKIVLEKAEKYGIPYNTKPTFWDAICDHFRMMRALGQNTVAV
- a CDS encoding PorP/SprF family type IX secretion system membrane protein — encoded protein: MKRYKVLLVTSLVTLMSLTGVAQQRPVFSTYPYNGLALNPAYAGSLNLFSAIFTNRNQWVNIEGAPVYQSLTAHTTFKENQVGTGLNVVRDKIGVHEQYSLYGSFAYKIRTQIGILSMGLQAGFDQRTSNFNELDWFSQEDPLAVYANDFNPNFGAGIYFANRDYFIGASVPYILTPKIEYEQDDIQTTGIASRYYYVTGGFVKDLSRNLKINPSVLLRLQDKTPISFDVNVNLIISEIVYVGASYRHQDCVSLMTQLVLNENFRLGYAYDIPTSDLNGYTAGSHEILLNYRIKLKTSKKDGLCPVYF
- the msrB gene encoding peptide-methionine (R)-S-oxide reductase MsrB, which produces MEKSEEEWKAELSPEQFQILRKKGTERPFTGKYWDFDKQGQYHCAGCGQELFKSDTKFDAGCGWPSFFQPSDEKHINRHADYSHGMVRTEVTCSNCGGHLGHVFTDGPEPTGLRYCINSASIDFTE